The Amaranthus tricolor cultivar Red isolate AtriRed21 chromosome 6, ASM2621246v1, whole genome shotgun sequence genome has a segment encoding these proteins:
- the LOC130814555 gene encoding uncharacterized protein LOC130814555: MNATSLEKSKRGNLYVYRFATGSQTPEYPPPVTSVTKKIIRSSVWGGLIKSKSKSKSKTKTSSNGEEKEEKEKERERKSVSSVESILMMSLDSRNGNGNHKEVVMKGRKSVEVEEEKGKGMRMELKGKKEEGGRKSVSHVENNEAYVGRFVEEKARKSNGAKLENDVISVIELLQVKVLVTDMPAFMQIHAFQCARKTYDSLEKFSAKHMAYNLKKEFDKVYGPAWHCIVGSSFGSFVTHATGCFLYFSMEKLCILLFRTKVKRAMQ; this comes from the exons atgaatgcaaCATCGTTAGAAAAGTCTAAGAGAGgtaatttatatgtatatagattTGCCACCGGTAGTCAAACCCCGGAATATCCGCCTCCGGTGACATCGGTGACGAAAAAAATCATTCGTTCAAGTGTATGGGGAGGTTTAATAaagtcaaaatcaaagtcaaagtcaaaaaCAAAGACTAGTAGTAATGGCGaggaaaaggaagaaaaggaaaaggaaagggaaaggaagTCGGTCTCAAGTGTAGAAAGTATATTGATGATGAGTTTAGATAGTAGGAATGGGAATGGGAATCATAAGGAGGTTGTTATGAAAGGGAGGAAATCAGTTGAAGTagaagaggaaaagggaaagggaatgagAATGGAATTAAAAGGGAAGAAGGAAGAAGGGGGAAGGAAATCAGTTTCCCATGTTGAAAATAATGAAGCATATGTTGGGAGATTTGTAGAGGAGAAAGCCAGGAAATCAAATGGTGCAAAATTGGAAAATGATGTAATTTCTGTGATTGAATTGTTACAAGTTAAGGTTTTGGTTACTGATATGCCTGCTTTTATGCAAATTCATGCTTTTCAATGTGCAAGGAAAACTTATGATAGTTTGGagaaattcagtgctaaacaTATGGCTTACAACTTGAAGAAG GAGTTTGACAAGGTTTACGGGCCAGCATGGCATTGTATTGTGGGATCGAGTTTTGGATCATTTGTTACACATGCGACTGGTTGCTTTCTATACTTTTCAATGGAGAAATTAtgtattttactttttagaACAAAAGTTAAAAGAGCTATGCAATAG